In bacterium, a single genomic region encodes these proteins:
- a CDS encoding carbohydrate ABC transporter permease: MTDQTTIPSPNAAQDGFWASKRRSEKITKIVVTGLLILGSLTMMLPVVWMISTSFKTRTDVFAVPPVWIPNPLHFENYKTAWTISGMYAGEDWNFLGFIPIHGITFWTYTWNTLVIAVLSCLGTTLTSSLVAFAFARLRFPGRGPLFLICLATMMVPPQVTMIPTFILFKYFNMYDTIGPLVIPAFLGGGAYNIFLMRQFFMSIPYEMDEAAKIDGCTDIGVFWRILLPLCKPALTTVAVFAFVYNWNDYLNPLIYLDSNSKKTLALGLKNFVSLYGQDYHLLMAASLIISIPIAVMFLLGQRYFIQGIATTGLK; the protein is encoded by the coding sequence ATGACCGACCAAACGACCATTCCATCCCCGAACGCGGCCCAGGACGGTTTTTGGGCCAGCAAACGCCGTTCCGAGAAGATCACCAAGATCGTCGTGACCGGCCTGCTCATCCTGGGGTCCCTCACGATGATGCTCCCGGTGGTCTGGATGATCTCCACCTCCTTCAAGACAAGGACCGATGTCTTCGCGGTGCCGCCGGTCTGGATCCCCAATCCCCTCCACTTCGAGAACTATAAGACGGCCTGGACCATCTCAGGGATGTACGCGGGTGAGGATTGGAACTTCCTGGGCTTCATCCCCATCCACGGTATCACCTTCTGGACCTATACCTGGAACACCCTGGTGATCGCGGTCCTGAGCTGCCTGGGAACCACCCTGACCTCATCGCTGGTCGCTTTTGCTTTCGCCCGCCTGCGCTTTCCCGGCCGGGGTCCCCTGTTCCTCATCTGTCTGGCCACCATGATGGTGCCGCCCCAGGTCACCATGATTCCCACTTTCATCCTCTTCAAGTATTTCAACATGTACGACACCATCGGGCCCCTGGTCATTCCGGCCTTCCTGGGCGGCGGGGCCTATAACATCTTCCTGATGCGCCAGTTCTTCATGAGCATCCCTTATGAGATGGACGAGGCGGCCAAGATCGATGGTTGCACCGACATCGGGGTCTTCTGGCGGATCCTGCTGCCCCTTTGCAAGCCGGCCCTGACCACCGTGGCGGTCTTCGCCTTCGTCTATAACTGGAACGACTACCTGAACCCCCTCATTTACCTGGATTCCAACAGCAAGAAGACCCTGGCGTTGGGGCTCAAGAACTTCGTCTCCCTCTACGGCCAGGATTACCACCTGCTCATGGCCGCGTCGCTCATCATCTCCATCCCCATCGCCGTGATGTTCCTCTTGGGTCAGCGCTACTTCATCCAGGGCATCGCGACCACCGGGTTGAAATAG
- the metK gene encoding methionine adenosyltransferase, whose amino-acid sequence MKSASLSPLGREKFFFTSESVTEGHPDKVADAVSDSILDACLEQDPFSRVACETLLTCNWVVVAGEITTKATVNWTQVVRDAIRRIGYTDAKAGLDADTCGVSVAINRQSPDIAMGVDTGGAGDQGMMFGFACRETPELMPMPIMLAHRLVEKLAQVRKSKKLAYLRPDGKSQVSVEYIGGKPVRVDAVVLSTQHAPVNQSKLRADVVRHVIKPVIPSHMIDSKTKIFVNPTGRFEIGGPLGDTGLTGRKIIVDTYGGYGRHGGGAFSGKDPSKVDRSAAYAARWVAKNIVAAGLADQCEVQISYAIGVAQPTSVLVHTFGTGRLPEEQITQLVRQVFDLTPRGIMKSLNLRRPIYKKTAAYGHFGRHDKDFTWEKTDKAAALRKAAKLK is encoded by the coding sequence ATGAAGAGCGCCTCACTGTCGCCGCTGGGAAGGGAAAAATTCTTTTTCACGTCCGAATCCGTGACCGAAGGCCACCCGGACAAGGTGGCGGATGCGGTCTCCGACAGCATCCTGGATGCTTGTCTGGAGCAAGACCCCTTCAGCCGCGTGGCTTGCGAGACCCTCCTGACCTGCAACTGGGTGGTCGTGGCCGGTGAGATCACGACCAAAGCCACCGTGAATTGGACCCAAGTGGTGCGGGACGCCATCCGTCGCATCGGCTACACCGATGCCAAGGCGGGACTGGACGCCGACACCTGCGGCGTTTCGGTGGCCATCAACCGCCAATCCCCCGACATCGCCATGGGCGTGGACACCGGCGGTGCCGGCGACCAGGGCATGATGTTCGGTTTCGCCTGCCGGGAGACTCCTGAACTGATGCCCATGCCCATCATGCTGGCCCATCGCCTCGTGGAGAAACTGGCCCAGGTGCGTAAATCCAAGAAGCTGGCCTATCTGCGTCCCGACGGCAAGAGCCAGGTCTCGGTGGAGTACATCGGTGGGAAGCCGGTGCGCGTGGACGCGGTGGTGCTTTCCACCCAACACGCTCCCGTGAACCAGTCGAAGCTGAGGGCGGATGTCGTCCGTCACGTCATCAAGCCGGTCATTCCCTCCCATATGATCGACAGCAAGACCAAGATCTTCGTCAACCCGACCGGCCGCTTCGAGATCGGCGGGCCCTTGGGCGATACGGGCCTCACCGGTCGCAAGATCATCGTCGATACCTATGGCGGTTACGGCCGACACGGCGGTGGCGCCTTCTCGGGCAAGGATCCCTCCAAAGTGGACCGTTCGGCGGCCTACGCCGCCCGCTGGGTGGCCAAGAACATCGTGGCGGCCGGTTTGGCCGACCAATGCGAGGTCCAGATCTCCTATGCGATCGGTGTGGCCCAGCCCACCAGCGTCCTGGTGCACACGTTCGGCACTGGCCGCCTGCCGGAAGAGCAGATCACCCAGTTGGTCCGCCAGGTCTTCGACCTGACGCCCCGGGGCATCATGAAATCCCTCAACCTGCGCCGTCCCATCTACAAGAAGACCGCAGCCTACGGTCACTTCGGGCGCCACGATAAGGACTTCACGTGGGAAAAGACCGACAAGGCCGCCGCCCTGCGCAAGGCCGCGAAACTCAAATAG
- a CDS encoding sugar ABC transporter permease produces the protein MTSGERKEAISAFIFLSPFFLWLVFIMGGPILAAFFLSFCKWDILTPIQFVGFDNYKEMFFDTRFWKALYNTAYFTLLSVPIGMVLSILVALLMNQKVKGIGIYRTLFYLPSVVGAGVAVAVLWKWIFNADSGLLNYMISFLTGIPIADCPKWLASEVWSKPALVIMSLWGVGGGMIIYLAGLQGIPITLYEAAEIDGANRWQQFWTVTLPGLSPVIFFQLIISIVTSFQIFTQVDVMTDGLGGPADSTLVMVLYIYQKAFKYYQMGYASALAWVLFIVIMLASWVQFKYSKWVYYEGELRK, from the coding sequence ATGACCTCTGGTGAACGAAAAGAAGCCATCAGCGCCTTCATCTTCCTTTCCCCCTTCTTCCTTTGGCTCGTCTTCATCATGGGGGGGCCGATCCTGGCGGCCTTCTTCCTGTCCTTCTGCAAATGGGACATCCTGACACCCATCCAGTTCGTGGGGTTCGACAACTATAAGGAAATGTTCTTCGATACCCGCTTCTGGAAGGCGCTCTACAATACGGCCTATTTCACCCTCCTTTCAGTTCCGATCGGGATGGTCCTTTCCATCCTGGTGGCCCTCTTGATGAACCAGAAGGTCAAGGGCATCGGGATCTACCGGACCCTCTTTTACCTGCCTTCGGTCGTGGGGGCGGGGGTGGCGGTGGCGGTCCTCTGGAAATGGATCTTCAACGCCGATTCGGGGCTCCTCAACTACATGATCTCCTTCCTGACCGGCATTCCCATCGCGGACTGTCCTAAATGGCTGGCCAGCGAGGTCTGGAGCAAACCCGCTTTGGTCATCATGAGCCTCTGGGGTGTGGGCGGCGGCATGATCATCTACTTGGCCGGCCTCCAGGGGATCCCCATCACCCTCTATGAGGCGGCGGAGATCGACGGGGCCAACCGTTGGCAGCAGTTCTGGACGGTGACCTTGCCGGGCCTTTCCCCGGTCATCTTCTTCCAATTGATCATCTCCATCGTCACCTCCTTCCAGATCTTCACCCAGGTGGATGTCATGACCGATGGCCTGGGCGGTCCCGCTGATTCCACCTTGGTCATGGTGCTCTACATCTACCAGAAGGCCTTCAAGTACTACCAGATGGGTTATGCTTCGGCCCTGGCCTGGGTGTTGTTCATCGTGATCATGTTGGCCAGTTGGGTCCAGTTCAAATACTCCAAGTGGGTCTATTACGAGGGGGAGCTGAGGAAATAA